The DNA sequence GGCCGACGGGGTCCGGGGCGTGTCCCGCAGCGCGTCGACGAGTTGCGGCACCACTCCCCGCAGATCGCCGACCAGGGGTACGTCGAACTGCCGGTTCACGCCGATCGCGGCGGGATCCTGCTCGACGTAGACCCACTTGCGGTGCGCGTCGTTGCCGGCCCAGTGCTGCGTCCGGCCGTAGTGCATGGGTTCCCCGAGTTCGGTGCCGAGTGCCACGCACAGATCGGACTGCTCGACGGCCTCGTTGGCGGCCGGGGAGAACAGGTACGGGAACGTGCGGTCCTCCAGGCCGGGGATGTAGGAGGTGCCGCCCGAGGTCTGGATCACCGGGCACGCCATCAGCTCGGCCAGCTCCCTGACCTGCTCCTGGGTGCGTGAGGTGTGCACGCCGTGGCCCACCAGCAGGATCGGGCGGTCGGCCTCGCGGATCAGTCGCGCGGCCTCGGCGACCTCCCGCTCCCCCGCCCCCTGGTTGACGAGCCGATATCGGCTGGGTGGCAACGGTTCCGGGACGTCGAGTTCCTCGAGGATGACGTGCGACGGGTATTCGATGTAGCTCGGACCCGGCGTCCCGGACATCGAGCGGCGGATCGCCTCGCGCACGATCTCGTCGGTCTGGTCGGCGTACTCGATCGAGCTGCTGTATTTGACCGACGGGGTGAAAAGCCCTTCCTGCTTGACGAATTGGATGCGGCCGCGGCGCACCCGTCGCTCGGTGATGCGGGCGCGCTGACCGCCGAGGAAGACGACCGGGGAGTTCTCCACCAACGCGCACATCATCGCGCCGGCGATGTTGGCCACGCCGGGCCCAAGGGTGCCGATGCACAGCCCCGGCCTGCCCGTCATCCGCGAGGCCGCTTCGGCCATGAACCCGGCACTGAGCTCGTGGTGCGGTGCCACCACCGACCAGCCGCGGGCGTCGGCCTCGGTGAACATGTGCACGAAGTTCGGGTCCGGGATGCCGAACAGCGTGTTCACGCCCTCGGCCTCGAACAGGTCGAGGATGCGTTTGTAGACGGGGACACCCATGGGGTTACTCTCCTTGACTCCGATAGCGTTGAGCGAGCGTTCTGCGATGCGCCGCAGGGGATCCGAACAGCGAACGGTTCAGGGCGGCGCGTTTGAGATACACGTGGACGCCGCTCTCCCAGGTGTAACCGATCCCGCCGTGCAGCTGCATGGCCTTACCGGCGATGTCGACCGCGGCCCCACACACGTGCGATTTCGCCATGGCGGCCTGCGCCGTCGCGTCACCGGCCACGACGGCGGCGACCGCGGCGTCGACGAGTCGGCGGCACACCTCGATCTGCACCAGCATGTCGGCGCAGGCGTGTTTGACGGCCTGGAACGACCCGATCGGCCGGCCGAACTGGTGGCGGATCTTGGCGTAGTCGACGGTCGCGGACAGCATCGCCTCGGCGAGTCCGAGGCTGTCGCAGGCGATCGCGACTGCGGCGCGGTCCCGGAGCCGGGTCACCGCGGTGTCGGCGTCCCCGGCGAAGCGCAGCATCGTCGGCGGCTCGACGGTCCGCGACGACACCCTGGCCAGGCGACGGGTCTCGTCGACGACGGGCACCGGGGTGGTGTCGAGGTCGGCGACCGCGACCGCCCCGTTGGCCACCAGCAGAACCCGGTCGGCGCCATCGGCGTCGGGCACCAGGTCCAGCGATTCGAGCGCGACGGCTACCCGGGTGTCACCGGTTGCCACGCCGGCCAGCAGCTCGTCGCGAACGACGCTGGGCTGCAGGGCATTCAGCGTGCCGACCGCCAAGACTGCGCTGCCGAGGTAGCTTCCCGCGGTGACGGCGCGGCCCATCTCCCGGCAGATCACGGCGGTCTCGGCGAAGGTGGCACCGGCCCCGCCGAAGCCTTCGGGCACCTCCAGTCCGACCCACCCGCTGTCGACGAGCACGGGCCAGTCGACGGCGCGGTCCTTGCCGAGCACGTCGGCCGCGACGGACCTGAGCTCGTCGTGGAACTCCTCGAAGCCCATCACACCGCGCTCGGTTCTCGAGGCAGCCCGAGGCCGCGTTCACCGATGATGGTGCGCTGGATCTCGCTCGACCCGCCGGGGATCGTCCACTCCCACGACCCGACGAAGTCGAGCAGCCACGACCCCGACTCCCATCCGCTCGACATCGGTTTCGCCACCACCGTATGGGCGGGCAGACCGCCGATCTCCGTGGCGAAATCGGTGAGCCGCTGCAACAGTTCGCTGTAGTACAGCTTCACGATGGACGCGTCGGCGGGGCCCGGGGCGCCGTTCTCGACGAGCGTGCGGCACAGCCCCCGCAACCCGGTGATCTCGCATTCGAACTGCGCCAACCGGTCGGCCACGACCGGATCCTCGACGGGGCTGGATCGGACCAAACGGTCGAACCCCGCGTTGGCCAGGCGCTCGGCGAGTTCCAGCATCGTCATCCCGCGTTCGGCGCCCAGGGTGGCCTGCGCGACCTGCCAGCCCGCGTTCTCGGCGCCGACGAGGTCGGCCGCCGGGATCACGACGTCGTCGAGGAAGATCTCGCAGAAGTGGGAGTCGCCGACGGCGTTGCGGATGGGCCGCACCTCGACGCCGGGTGTGGTCATGTCGAGCAGGAAGTACGAGATACCTGAGCGCTTCGGGGCGTCCGGATCGGTGCGGGCGAGAAGAAGGCACCGGTCGGCGTGCATACCGCCGCTGGCCCACAGTTTCTGGCCGTTGACGACGAACGCGTCGCCGTCGCGGCGTGCGGTGGTGCGCAGGCTCGCGAGGTCGGAGCCGGCTTCCGGTTCGGAGAAGCCCTGCACCCAGATCTCGCCGTCGAGGATCGCGGGCAGGTGTCTGCGGCGTTGTTCCTCGGTGCCCGCCACCAGCAGTGTGGCGGCGGCGTGGTGGATGCCGACGAACGCCAGCACCAGCCGGGGCGCGTCGTGGGCGGCCAGCTCCTGGTAGAGGACGATCTGCTCGGAGACCGAGAGTCCGCCACCCCATTCGGCGGGCCAGTGTGGCACCGCGAATCCGGCGCTGCGCAGTTCGGCGAACCAGGCCTTCTGGAACCGCACGAACTCCGCGTCGCTCACCCCGGTCTGCGTCTCGCGCCAGTCCGCGGGGACGTGTTGTGCGCACCAGGCCCGCACGGTGGCGCGGAAGTCGTCGGTGCTCACGTCGGCGCCCCTGGACGAACTGCGTTGGTGCGCAACCGTTCCATCGCCTGCGCCACGGCGAGCCCGTCGTCGAACGACGGCGCGATCTGCGTACCGGTGCGCAGCGCCTCGGCGACCCGGGTGAAGAACATCGTCAGCGCGGGGTCGGGCCGTCCCGGGCGGTCGAACTCGAAGGTCGCGGGCTCGGCGGTGGCGGTGCGCAGAACGAGTCGGGTGTCGGCGGTCAGTTCGATCGAACCGTCGGTGCCCAACAGCACGGCGCGCGGGAGCGTCGGTACGGCTGCGGCGAAGCCGGTGTCCTGGGCGGCGGTGGCACCGTTGGCCAACACGAACCACGCGGCGTAGGCGTCCTCGGCGGTGGCCTGGCGTGGCGTTCCGTCGCCGTCGGGGTGGGTGGGATCGTCGATGCGCAGGACGCCGCCGCAGTCGGTGATCTCGCTGCCGAACAGCCAGCGGGTGTAGTCGATGAGATGCGATCCGTAGGCGCCGATCCAGCCGCCGCCCAGGCCGGCGTCGTTGATCCACCCGTACCTGCGGCCGCGCAGTCCGTTCCCGAACCAGTTCCAGCTCAGATGTGTCGGGGTGCCGATGGCGCCCGCGTGGGCGAGGTCCTTGACCTTCGCCCACGATTCGCGGCACCGGAACTCGAAGTTGAGGACGTTGAGGACGCCGGCGGCGCGTGCCAGGTCGCGCATCGCGGTGGCCTCCTCGGCGGTGCGGCCGAACGGCTTGTCGCACAGGACCGCCCGCCGACGCTGCAGTGCCGCCGACACGTGGTGGACATGCAGGAACGGCGGCGAGTGCACGGAGACCAGGTCGACGCCGGAGTCGAGCCCGCGCGTCACGGCGGACTCGTCGCGTGGGCTGACGACCTCCACGTCGAAGCCGGCGCTCTCATACGCCGGGGCGGCGGCGTGCTTGCCGAAACCCGTGCCGATCACGAGGACCTTCATGCGTACAACCCCGTCAGCCCGCGCCGGCCCGCACTGCGGGTCAACTGCGCCCGGGTGGCCGACAGCCCGAGCGGCAGGCGGCGTAGCGGTTGGCTGTACCGCGAGAGCCACGACAGCGTCGTCTCGTCGCAGAAGCCGACCGCACCGTGCAACTGGTGGCAGACCCGGAACACCACCTCGGCGGCTTCGATCGCCGCCAGCCGAAAGGCCAGGGAATCGTCGACGGCCTCGGGTCTCCCGGTGGCGATGCTCCACAGCGCGTACTTCGCGAGGATGTCGACGCCGCTGCGTTCGACCTCCGCGTCGGTCAGCTGGAACTGCACCCCCTGAAAGCTCGCCAGTGGCTGGCCGAACTGCTTGCGCAGCGTGACGTGTGCCACGGTCAGGTCGATCGCCCGGTCGAGCATGCCGAGCAGCGTCCAGCAGGGCAGTGTGAGGGCGACCGCCAGGTCACCGACTCCGGCGTCGTCGAGTGCGGACAGTTCCAGTTCGGTGACGAAGGCGGGTCCGTCCGGCCCGAGACCCGTCACCCTGCTCCGCACGCCCGCCAATGTCACTGCTACCCAGCGAAATTCGAGCCCGGCCAGGGCGCCCGACGGGCGGGTGGCCGCGACCACCACGAGACCGTCCACGTCGAGATCGGCCGGTCTGGCCAGCCGTTCGGCGACCGGGTAGGGCAGGGCCCAGTAGCCGGCGCTGCGGCACAGGGCCGCGGCCGCTTCGAGCTCGTCGGCCTCGCCGCGGACGTCGAGCTCCCAGGCGCCGAGCTCGGTCAGGACCGGTCCGACCAGCGATTCCCGTTCGGCTGGTTTGGCTTCCGCCCGCTGCACGAGTAGGTCCCCACCGGCCGCCTCGAACGCCCGAAGGGCCTGCCGGCCGTATTCGCCGGCGTCGTCGCCGAGGTCGAGGATCATCGGGCGGCCGCCAGCATGGCACGCGAAAGCAGGATGCGCTGCATCTCGATGCTGCCCGACGAGACGGTCGCCGCCTGCGAGTACCGCCAGTGGTCCCCGACCTCGCCGAGAAACCAGGCTGCCCGCGAATCGTCGCGGGCCACTTCGGCCGCGATGTCCATCAGGACCTCCGCGCTGTCCTGGTCGAGTTTCGTCACCGCGATGCGGTAGGCGGCCGCGTCCCCGGGCTGGATCCGTCCGCTGCTCTGCAGCTCCACGATGCGGTACGCCATCAGCCGGGCCCGGCGGCAGTGCGTGAGCATCCGCACCCAGCGGCCGCGCAGCTCCTCGGGTAGGTCCTCCCACCGGTCGGCGAGCACCGCGGGCGCGGCGGCGAGGAGACGTTCACACCGGGCGTAGCGGGCGATACCCACGCGTTCGAACGCCATCACGTCACCCACGACGGTCCATCCCTCGTCGACGGTGCCCAGCACGTCGGCGTCCGTCACTCGCAGATCGTCGAAGAAGACCTCGTTGAGGTGGTGCGGCCCCAGCATCGTGCGAATCGGCCGGACTTGGATGGCCGGATCGTCCATGGGCACCAGGAAGATCGTCAGCCCCTGCTGTTTGCGCTCACCGCGGGACGTGCGCGCGAGCAGGAAACACCACTGCGCCATCGTCGCGTAGGACGTCCAGATCTTCTGCCCGTTGACCAGCCAGCCGTCGCCGTCGCGCCGCGCCGTCGTGCGCAGCGACGCGAGGTCGGAGCCGGCCTCCGGCTCGGAGAAGCCCTGGCACCAGATCACCTCGCCGCGCGCGATCGGCGGTAGATGCCGGCGCTGCTGTGCGTCGGTGCCGTGCCGCATGATGATCGGCCCGACCCAGTTGACGCCCATGTACTGGGCACCGCGTGGTTCGTGGTGGGCCCACATCTCCTCGCGGACGACGGTCTGCTCCCAGATCGAACCTCCCCTGCCGCCGAACTCCTCCGGCCACGCCATACACAGCAGTTCCCGCTCCGCCAGCAGGCGGCAGAACCGTTGCGCGACCTCCAGATCGGCGGGGTCGTCGGTGAACGCGCCGAGAAAGTCGTTTGGCACATGCTGTTTCACCAGCTCACGCAGCTCGGTGCGCAACCGCGCGGCCGCCGGGCCGATGTCGAAGTCCAGGCTCATCGCGCCTCCCGGACGCCGACACGACGGTTGGTGACCGATTCCGCCGCAATTGCGTCATCAACCGTAGGCTCGGCGGGCTCCAGGCCGAGTTCGGTGAGCACGGCAGCCGTGTCGGCGCCCAGCTCCGGCGCGGGCCCGCGCACATGTCCCGGTGTGCGCGAGAACCACGTCGGCACACCGGGGAACCTCACCGGGCCGTGGGCGGTCTGCACGGTCTCGAACATGCCGACGGCGGCGAGGTGCGGGTGGTCGAACAGCGCGTCGGGGGTCTGGATCGGTGCGGCCGGGATCTCCAGTTCCCGGAACAGCGCCAGCCATTCCTCGGTGGTGCGCTCCCTGAGGGTTTCGGCCACCAACCCGTAGACGGTGTCGATCTGCTGCGCCCGCCGCTCGAGCGTGGCGTACACGTCGCTCTGCCACACCGGCGACACCGCGTCGACGAACGCGTTCCAGTGTTTGTCGTTGTAGATCAGGACCGCGATGTGACCGTCCTTGGTGGCATACGGCCTGCGGTTGGGTGCGACGGTGCGCGGATACACCGCGGGTCCGAGTGGCGGGTCGAACATGGCGCCGTTGGCGTGTTCGACCAGCATGAAGGCGGCCATGGTCTCGAACATGGCGACCTCGACCTCCTGGCCTTCGCCGGTGCGCTCGCGGTGGAACAGGGCCATCATCGTGGCGTACAGGGCGGTCAACCCGGCCACCTTGTCGGCCATGATCGTGCCGACGTAGTTCGCCTCGCCGGTCAGTTGTTCCTGGACGGCGGGGATCCCGCATTCGGCCTGGATCGTGTCGTCGTAGGCGGGCAGATCGCGGTCGGGGCCGCGGCGGCCGTAGCCGTAGCAGTTGGTGTAGACGACGGCCGGATTGATCGCGGCGACGTCGGCGTAGCCGAATCCGAGCTTCGCGATCGCCTTGGCCCGCATGGAATGGATGAACACGTCGGCACCGGCGATCAGGGCTCGCAGCGCCTCCTTTCCGTCGTCGCTGCGCAGATCCAGCACCGCCGAACGCTTTCCGCGGTTGACGTTGACGAACACCCCGCTCATCCCCGGCGCGGGGCCGACCGAGATGTACCGGGTGTTGTCGCCCTCCGGTGGCTCGACCTTGACGACGTCGGCGCCCATGTCGGCCATGATCTGGGTGCAGTACGGTCCCATGACCATCGCGGTCAGATCGACGACGCGCACACCTGCCAGCGGCCCCGGCATCAGGTGTTCGCCTTCTGGGCGGCCATCGCGAAGCTGTAGCGGATGTGGGCGTTGTGCCCGTCGGGGACGACCGGGAAGACGACGGGACGGGAACGGTCGCGGATGGCATCGAGGTCGGCGGCGACGTCCTCGACGGTCCACGACGGCCGGTGCACACCCGGCGATTCGGCGACGACGGCGGTGGCGACCCGCCCGGCGAGCGCGATGAACATCTCGCCTGTGACCGAACAGAATTCGTGGGTCAGCCAGCCGACGGTGGGCGCGACCAGTTCCGGCTCCATCGGCGGATAGGCCGACGTGTCGATGCCCTCGGCCATCCGGGTGACGGCGGCGGGCACGATCACGTTGCTCTTCACACCGTGCGCGGCGCCCTCAATGGCCGCGACGTTCGACAGCCCGATCACCCCGGCCTTGGCGACCGCGTAGTTCACCACGTCGTGGTTGCCGTAGAGACCACCGATCGACGAGGTCAGCACGATGCGGCCGTAGCCGGCGTCGCACATCACCGGGAAGGCCTGCCGCACCACGTGGAATGCGCCGCGCAGGTGGACGTCGAGCACGTCGTCGAAGTCGGAATCGCTCATCTCCCGCAGCGGGCCGCGGCGCACGTTGCCGGCGTTGTGGATGAGGATGTCGAGGCGGCCGTACGTGTCGAGCGCCGTGCCGACGATCGCCCTGCCGCCTTCAGGCGTGGCCACGGAGTCGGCGGTGGCGACCGCTTCGCCTCCCGCGGCGGCGATCTCGCGCACGACGTCCTGCGCCGGTCCGGCGTCACTGCCGTCGCCGGTCAAGCTCCCGCCGAGGTCGTTGACCACCACCTTCGCCCCGCGCGAGGCGAGCAACAGCGCGTACGCCCGGCCGAGGCCGCGGCCGCCGCCCGTCACGACGGCGACGCGGCCGTCGTACCTGAGCTCACTCATGCGCCGACTTCACGGTTGGTGTACGCGAACACCGAGTGGGGGCGGCAACACCCGTGCACTCGGCGTTATCGGAGTTCGAGGCCATCGAGATCGCCCTTCTCCCGCCACGCCGCCAGCAGGTCGCCGAACGCGTAGAACCCCGGCCCATACGGTTCGCCCAGGTGCGAGCGGATGCCCTCGCCGCCACCGCCGCCCTCGTTGTTGTAATAGCCCGGCGTGCACGACGCGTCGAACGCCGAATTGTCCACGGCGGTCTCCCTGATCGTCCGGCACCAGGCGTCCTGGGCGTCCTGCGTCGGCTCGACGACCTCGGCGCCCCGCGCGAGTGCCTCGGCGATGACGTAGGCGATGTGCTCGCCCTGCAGTTCGTAGTTCGCCGCGATGTTCGCCGAGATGCCGACCTGGGTGAAGCCGGTGAAGAACTGGTTGGGGAAGCCGCGGCTGGTCAGCCCGTGCAGCGTCTTGTACCCGTCGCGCCAGTAGTCGTAGAGCGACAGCCCGTCTCGGCCCTCGATCGCGTCGATGGAGTAGCGCCTGCTGATGTCGGTGGTGATCTCGAACCCGCTGGCGTAGATGATGCAGTCCACCTCGTATTCGACACCGCCGGCGACCAACCCCTTGGCGGTGACCTTCTCGACGCCCTTGGAGTCCGAGACGTCGACCAGCGTGACGTTGGGGCGGTTGAACGCGGGCAGGTACTCGTCGTTGGACAGCGGCCGTTTACAGAGGAAGCGGTAGTACGGTTTGAGCGCCTCGGCGGTCTGCGGATCCGCGACGAGGGCGTCGATGCGGCGGCGCAGCCGCTCCATCAGCTTGTAGTCCTCTTCCTCGCGGATCGCCATGAACTGCTCGGGGGTCAGCGACGCCGGATCCTCCAGTGCCATCACCCGCGCGGCGGTGTTGCGGCCGAGTTCGGTCCAGAAGTCGCACACCAGGTCCGGCTGTCCCGGCGCCATTCCCTCGAAGGTCCAGGCGTGGAAGTTGCGCTGCCGCTCCTTCTGCCAGCCGGGCTGAAGCGTCTTGACCCACTCCGGATCGGTGGGCGCGTTGTTGCGTTCGTCGACCGTCGACGGCGTGCGCTGGAACACGTACAGATGCCCGGCGTCACGCGCCAGGAACGGCACGATCTGGATGGCCGTCGCGCCGGTGCCGATCACCGCGACCTTCTTGTCGGCGAGCTTGTGCAGGTTGCCGCTGGTGTCGCCGCCGGTGTAGTCGTAATCCCACCGCGACGAGTGGAAAGCGTGACCCGTGAAGTCCTGGATGCCGGGAATGCCGGGCAGTTTCGGCCGGTGGAACGGCCCCGAGGCCAGCACCACGAACCGGGCGCGGATGTCGTCGCCGCGGTTGGTGCTCAGCCGCCACCGGTGGATCGCCTCGTCCCAACGCAGATCCCGCACCTGGGTCGAGAAGATCGCCTTGTCGTAGAGGCCGAAATGCTTGCCGATGTTGCGGCAGTGTTCGTAGATCTCGGCACCGTCGGCGAACTTTTTGCTCGGCATGAAGTCGAGCTCTTCGAGTAGCGGTATGTAGCAATAGGATTCGTTGTCGCACTGGATGCCCGGGTAGCGGTTCCAGTACCAGACGCCGCCGAAGTCGCCGCCGAGTTCGATGATCCGCACGTCGTCGACGCCCGCCTTCTTCAGGTGCGCCGCCGACAGCAACCCACCGAAGCCGCCGCCCAGCACCGCGACGTCGATGTCCTCGACGATCGGATCGCGGGGCTGGACCGGGGTGTACGGGTCGACCTCGTAGTAGCCGGCGAACTCGTCGGTCAACTCCACGTACTGCTTCGACCCCTCCGGGCGCAGCCGTTTGGCCCGCTCCTGTGCGTACTTCTCACGCAGCGCGGCGATGTCGATGTCGGTGGGCGTCTCGGTGGGACCGCAGGTGGTCATGTCTCTCCTAACGATTTCGGTGTAGTTGGTTGCGCTGAGCGCGACTGGCTACACCGAAATCACAACTCCTGTGGCTCGCCGGTGCCCATGTACTTGGACAGCTGGTAGTGCAGGTTGACCGTGCTGCGTTCGCGGTACGGGTTGGGCAGCGTGCCGGGGAAGCCCGCCGACTTCATGCCCTGCTGCACGGCCGCCATGTTGGAGAAGTCCTGCGGCAGCACCGACAGCCAGTTCGGGGAGTCCTTCGGGGTGTAGACCCATTCGGTCTCGGGCTCTTGACCCTCGGGGTACAGCTCGAACACCGCCACCTCGAAGATGCACTTGTTCGGGTCGTAGCTCGGGTCGGGCCGGGCGCTGTAACACAGCGCGCTGGTCAGGCCCTGGCCGATCTGGAAGTTGGGGAAGATCTGCCATGCGGTGCCGCTCTGGCCGAGGATGTCCGGCGGGATCGTCGGCCAGATGACGCCGCGGGCCTCGTCGTCCCGGCGCGCCGACGCCAGCCAGTGCTGCAGCACCTCGTCGGCCGGTGTGCCCTCGGGCAGCTCGTCGACCAGCCGTTTGGCCGCGTTGACCAGCGTCTGTGTGGTGGTGGCGTTGGTCTCCTCCATGGTGTACACCTGCATCTCCGCGGTCGAGATGCGCGGGTCGCCGGTGCCGAGGCGGATCTTGGACTTGGTCTCGTCCATGCCCTTCGGGGCGTCGTAGCCGATGTTGCTGTGCTTGCCTTGCGCCTTCGCCCAGCCCTTGAACTCACCGAAGCGGTTGAACTCCGGGTGCGTGGTGAACACGTGGTAGGTCTCGTTGAACGCCTCGAGCGCGACCTTCCAGTTGCAGTCGAAGTTCAGCCACTTGCGCCACTTGTAGCGCATGTTCTCGAGGCCGAACGGATCGAGGATCTTCGCCGCCGGAAAGAGGTAGTCCGCCAACGGTTCACAGTCGGGGTCCATGTTGACGAACAGCCAGCCACCCCAGGCGTCGACCCGCACCGGGGCGAGGTGGGTGTTACGCGGGGTGAGCTTGCCCTGCCAGTCGTCCTGTTCGCGGATGTGGGTGCAGGTGCCGTCGAGCCCGTAGGTCCAGCCGTGGAAGCCGCAGACGAACGACTTGCGCGCGCGGCCGCGGGCGTTCTTCGCGCCGTCCGGGGTGTCGATCAGCCGGCGGCCACGGTGCATGCACACGTTGTGGTGCGCCGCGAACTCCTGTGGCCCGGTCCGCACCACGATGATCGAGTCGTCGAGGAGGTCGTAGGTCAGATAGCTGCCGATCTCGGGAAGCTCCTCGACCCGGCCGACCTGCAACCAGACCTTGCGCCACAGCTTGTCCCGTTCGGCGCGTGCGTACTCCTCGGAGATGTAGGCCTCCACGCCGATGGTCATCGGTTCCGAGAGCTCCTCGGCCACTTCGATTTCCGTATCCGTCATCAGACCTCCTTGATCGCGGAGCGGAAGTTCTCGTCCTTGAGGAACAGCGACGTGTTGTCGGCGCCCAGGTGTGTCCACTTGAGGTCGAGGCCACCGTCGACCAGCAGCGTCTGCCCGGTGATGTAGCTCGACATGTCCGACAGCAGGAACAGGATCGCGTCGGCCTGTTCGGCCGGGGTGCCGCGGCGGCCCATCGCGATGGCGGTGCGGTCGCGCACGGGGTCCTCGTCGACGTAAGTGGCCGACGCGGCGGTCTCGGTGACACCCGGCGCGACGGCATTGACCCGGATTCCGTCGAGGGCGAGTTCGACGGCCATCGTGCGAGTCATGGCGACGATCGCGGCCTTGGCCGTGCCGTAGGCGATGTGGAACGGTGCGGTGTTCATCCCGCTGATCGAGGACACCGAGACGATCGAGCCGTTGCGACCCTGGCTGCGCAGCTCCCGGCTCACCGCCTGGCTCATGAAGAACGCGGTCTCCAGGTTGGCGGTGAACAGCGCCCGCCAGTCGTCGCGGGTGACGCGGGTGGCCGGCATCCACGTCGCGGGTGCGGCGCCGCCGGCGACGTTGACCAGACCGTAGAGGGCGCCGTCGATACGCCGGGCGGCGTCCATCACGGTTGCGATGCCGTCGTCGGTCGAGGCGTCGGCGGCGACCGTCACGATCGACAGACCCTTGTCGATCAGCGGGCCGACGTGCTGGTCGAGGTTGTCCTGGTTGCGGCTGACGGCGATGACGGTCGCGCCGGCCGAGGCGGCCCGCTCGGTCACGGTGGTGCCGATGCCGCCACCGCCCGCGCCGGAGACGATGACGACGCGGCCGCCGAGGCCCAGGGTGTCCTGCATCCGGAAGCCTATTTGTCCGGACGACATACGGTGCTCTGCATATTGCAGAACACTATTCCGCAGCGATAATCCGGCAGTCAAGGGCTGTACGGAGGCTTTGCGCACCTATTGTCTGGACTAGTCGGTGTTGATAACGTCGCCAGCCATGACGTCGCCAACCGAGTCGTTGCAGGCCACCCGCTACCCCGGTGCGCGGCCGACCGCCGCCGACGGATGGACCGTCGAGCGGCTGACCGCGCCGAGCCGGTTGTTCGGCGCCAACGGGCTGCGCACCGGACCGGACGGGCGGGTGTATGTCGCCCAGGTGACCGGCAGCCAGATCAGCGCGTTGGACCTCGTGGACGGGAGCCTCGAGACGGTCAGCCCCAAGGGCGGTGACATCGTCAGCCCCGACGACGTGGCCTTCGGTCCGGACGGCGCCCTGTACGCGACCGAGGTGATGGAAGGGCGGGTCAGCGTCCGCGCGAGCGACGGGCGGACCCGGGTCCTGCGCGATGATCTGCCCTGCGCCAACGGCATCACCGTGCACGACGGCCGACTGTTCGTCAATGAGTGCCGCGAGGGTGGGCGGCTGATGGAACTCGACCGCGACGGCGGAATCGTCCGCGTCCTGGCCGAGAACCTGCCTTCGCCGAACGCGATGGAGGCCGGTCCGGACGGACTGCTGTACTACCCGCTGATGACCGCCAACGAGATCTGGCGAGTGAATCCTGACGGGGGTGAGCCGCAACGGGTCGCCGGCGACCTCGGGGTGCCCGACGCGGTCAAGTTCGACCGGCACGGCAACATCGTCTCCACCCAGGTCGCCAACGGCCAGGTGCTGCGCATCGACCCCCGCACCGGGTCGAAAGCCTCACTCGCACAGTTGCATCCGGGATTGGACAACCTGACCTTCGTCGGTGACCGGCTCTTCGTGTCCAACTTCACCGGCGAGATCACCGAGATCCTGCCCGACGGGGAGACCCGCACCACCCTGCCCGGGGGCTTGAACTGGCCGCTGGACCTCGCGGTCGGTGACGACGGCACGCTCTACGTCGCCGACGGCACCTACTTCTACGCGCTGCGGGCCGACGGTTCCCTGCAGACGGTCGGCATGCTGTTCACTCCGGGCTACCCCGGCTTCCTGCGCGGGCTCGCCGCCGCGGGGAGCGGTGAATTCGTGGTCACCACGTCGGGCGGGCAGGTCACGCGCTACCGGCCC is a window from the Mycolicibacterium litorale genome containing:
- a CDS encoding thiamine pyrophosphate-binding protein yields the protein MGVPVYKRILDLFEAEGVNTLFGIPDPNFVHMFTEADARGWSVVAPHHELSAGFMAEAASRMTGRPGLCIGTLGPGVANIAGAMMCALVENSPVVFLGGQRARITERRVRRGRIQFVKQEGLFTPSVKYSSSIEYADQTDEIVREAIRRSMSGTPGPSYIEYPSHVILEELDVPEPLPPSRYRLVNQGAGEREVAEAARLIREADRPILLVGHGVHTSRTQEQVRELAELMACPVIQTSGGTSYIPGLEDRTFPYLFSPAANEAVEQSDLCVALGTELGEPMHYGRTQHWAGNDAHRKWVYVEQDPAAIGVNRQFDVPLVGDLRGVVPQLVDALRDTPRTPSADLAALVEADAAELARVADEAPTGRTPVHPARFVVEATKAFNEYAEDGIMVRDGGATVIFQWTYSQAKPRDVIWNQNFGHLGTGLPYAVGASVADGRKRPVMLLTSDSAFLFHIAELETAAREGLPLVCVVGVDHQWGLEVGVYKRTFEQPSPQPGVHWSKEVRMDRIAEGFGCHGEYVEKDDEIGPAIQRAYASGKTAVVHVCIDPKANSEEMPKYDRFRTWYAEGTQ
- a CDS encoding acyl-CoA dehydrogenase family protein; the encoded protein is MGFEEFHDELRSVAADVLGKDRAVDWPVLVDSGWVGLEVPEGFGGAGATFAETAVICREMGRAVTAGSYLGSAVLAVGTLNALQPSVVRDELLAGVATGDTRVAVALESLDLVPDADGADRVLLVANGAVAVADLDTTPVPVVDETRRLARVSSRTVEPPTMLRFAGDADTAVTRLRDRAAVAIACDSLGLAEAMLSATVDYAKIRHQFGRPIGSFQAVKHACADMLVQIEVCRRLVDAAVAAVVAGDATAQAAMAKSHVCGAAVDIAGKAMQLHGGIGYTWESGVHVYLKRAALNRSLFGSPAAHRRTLAQRYRSQGE
- a CDS encoding acyl-CoA dehydrogenase family protein yields the protein MSTDDFRATVRAWCAQHVPADWRETQTGVSDAEFVRFQKAWFAELRSAGFAVPHWPAEWGGGLSVSEQIVLYQELAAHDAPRLVLAFVGIHHAAATLLVAGTEEQRRRHLPAILDGEIWVQGFSEPEAGSDLASLRTTARRDGDAFVVNGQKLWASGGMHADRCLLLARTDPDAPKRSGISYFLLDMTTPGVEVRPIRNAVGDSHFCEIFLDDVVIPAADLVGAENAGWQVAQATLGAERGMTMLELAERLANAGFDRLVRSSPVEDPVVADRLAQFECEITGLRGLCRTLVENGAPGPADASIVKLYYSELLQRLTDFATEIGGLPAHTVVAKPMSSGWESGSWLLDFVGSWEWTIPGGSSEIQRTIIGERGLGLPREPSAV
- a CDS encoding Gfo/Idh/MocA family protein, giving the protein MKVLVIGTGFGKHAAAPAYESAGFDVEVVSPRDESAVTRGLDSGVDLVSVHSPPFLHVHHVSAALQRRRAVLCDKPFGRTAEEATAMRDLARAAGVLNVLNFEFRCRESWAKVKDLAHAGAIGTPTHLSWNWFGNGLRGRRYGWINDAGLGGGWIGAYGSHLIDYTRWLFGSEITDCGGVLRIDDPTHPDGDGTPRQATAEDAYAAWFVLANGATAAQDTGFAAAVPTLPRAVLLGTDGSIELTADTRLVLRTATAEPATFEFDRPGRPDPALTMFFTRVAEALRTGTQIAPSFDDGLAVAQAMERLRTNAVRPGAPT
- a CDS encoding acyl-CoA dehydrogenase family protein, with product MILDLGDDAGEYGRQALRAFEAAGGDLLVQRAEAKPAERESLVGPVLTELGAWELDVRGEADELEAAAALCRSAGYWALPYPVAERLARPADLDVDGLVVVAATRPSGALAGLEFRWVAVTLAGVRSRVTGLGPDGPAFVTELELSALDDAGVGDLAVALTLPCWTLLGMLDRAIDLTVAHVTLRKQFGQPLASFQGVQFQLTDAEVERSGVDILAKYALWSIATGRPEAVDDSLAFRLAAIEAAEVVFRVCHQLHGAVGFCDETTLSWLSRYSQPLRRLPLGLSATRAQLTRSAGRRGLTGLYA